A single window of Anomaloglossus baeobatrachus isolate aAnoBae1 chromosome 9, aAnoBae1.hap1, whole genome shotgun sequence DNA harbors:
- the ZBTB34 gene encoding zinc finger and BTB domain-containing protein 34, translated as MDSNSFIQFEVPEYSSTVLSQLNELRMQGKLCDIIVHIQGQPFRAHKAVLAASSPYFRDHSALSTMSGLTISVIKNPNVFEQLLSFCYTGRMSVQVKDVVSFLTAASFLQMQCVIDKCTHILESIHSKINVVGVGGEDGQSHHNGIKDDSYFANPVEISPPYSGHVRQSIVSSELKMDGMASKRNRPQEEGQSDRGSSGSISEHEIQIEGEVEHGDVARESQVAEVKVKTEKSDRPSCSDSSSLGDDGYHTEMVDGEQVVTLNVGSYGSVLQHAYSFSQAASQNANISEPYGSLSNSSPSRSMLNCYRGGRVRPKRASNLTDEVQNVIQSPENETVVSTPAFESSPRERSSRGYWHPYNERLICIYCGKTFNQKGSLDRHMRLHMGITPFVCKYCGKKYTRKDQLEYHIRGHTDDKPFRCEVCGKCFPFQGTLNQHLRKNHPGVAEVRNRMESPERTEAFVDQSDVSVSEVNMDSNIEMHAVTTTPE; from the coding sequence ATGGACAGCAACAGCTTCATCCAGTTTGAGGTGCCGGAGTACAGTAGTACAGTCCTAAGTCAGCTGAATGAGCTTCGGATGCAGGGGAAGTTGTGCGACATAATCGTCCACATCCAAGGTCAGCCTTTCCGTGCACACAAGGCCGTCCTTGCCGCCAGCTCTCCATATTTCCGTGACCATTCAGCTCTAAGTACCATGAGTGGCTTAACAATATCGGTTATCAAAAACCCTAACGTTTTCGAACAATTACTGTCCTTTTGCTACACTGGAAGAATGTCCGTACAGGTGAAGGATGTCGTGAGCTTCCTAACCGCAGCCAGCTTTCTCCAAATGCAATGTGTCATCGACAAGTGCACTCATATTCTAGAGAGCATCCACTCAAAAATTAACGTCGTCGGAGTAGGCGGAGAAGATGGTCAAAGTCACCATAACGGCATCAAGGATGATAGCTACTTTGCAAACCCAGTGGAGATCTCTCCACCATACAGCGGGCATGTGCGACAGTCGATTGTAAGTAGTGAGTTAAAGATGGACGGCATGGCCAGCAAAAGGAACCGTCCTCAAGAAGAAGGGCAGTCGGACAGGGGCAGCAGTGGAAGCATTTCAGAACACGAAATTCAGATAGAAGGCGAAGTCGAACACGGCGACGTCGCGAGAGAGAGTCAAGTAGCAGAAGTCAAAGTCAAAACCGAAAAGTCGGATCGGCCAAGCTGCTCCGACAGCTCCTCACTCGGTGATGACGGCTACCACACTGAAATGGTGGACGGAGAGCAAGTGGTGACGTTGAATGTAGGTTCCTACGGGTCTGTTTTGCAACATGCATATTCCTTTTCACAAGCTGCTTCCCAAAATGCCAACATATCCGAGCCCTACGGGAGCCTAAGCAACTCCAGTCCTTCCAGATCCATGCTGAACTGCTATCGGGGTGGCCGGGTGCGCCCAAAGCGAGCATCAAACCTAACTGATGAGGTGCAAAACGTCATCCAAAGTCCCGAAAATGAAACGGTTGTGAGCACGCCAGCTTTCGAGAGTAGTCCCCGTGAGAGGTCAAGTCGAGGCTACTGGCATCCCTACAACGAAAGACTCATCTGCATCTACTGCGGCAAGACTTTCAACCAGAAGGGGAGTCTTGATCGTCACATGCGTCTTCACATGGGCATCACACCTTTTGTATGCAAGTATTGTGGCAAGAAATACACCCGCAAAGACCAACTGGAATACCACATAAGGGGTCATACGGATGACAAGCCATTCCGGTGCGAAGTGTGTGGCAAGTGCTTCCCCTTCCAGGGCACTCTCAATCAGCATTTACGGAAAAACCACCCAGGGGTCGCCGAGGTGAGAAACCGAATGGAATCGCCGGAGAGAACAGAAGCTTTCGTAGACCAAAGTGATGTTTCAGTATCGGAAGTGAATATGGACTCGAATATTGAGATGCACGCAGTCACTACTACACCCGAATAA